A section of the Pseudomonas prosekii genome encodes:
- the pvdP gene encoding pyoverdine maturation tyrosinase PvdP, whose protein sequence is MTISRRWFMAGLALTGAAVPAAYYGHREWTRPDPTITPGEATVDLADTAGQHLANSLRGVWDIRFDGAQPGLDGLPLQGLQLFLDIAQRGRGLRGCVDTAQQLRSDGEPRYRVIGDLLSSKPGEIYWRLVDTQSANGAAAYELAVTLDEVWADFGNAGSGTLSGRLLRLDRPLGLPALDSQFVAHKCLFPEARERTGLNPTLLAWLTSPEHRLFHQLWHASRDKWHTLSEDKRGALRGIGWQPGPRDKERDARGPRKDRNGSGVDFFFMHRHMLGTARSMQDLPSWPSFPMPQPELERDRQGFARYFDNHDGASLPPTWLASEDADYTQWVSDIKTAETYHSNFQVWESQYRDPRYLSKLTLGQFGSEVELGLHDWLHMRWASVPRDPSNGQPVPFARDPSDFSARWFGAENDFLGDPFSSHVSPVFWHFHGWIDDRLEDWFRAHERFHPGEVTRLEVNGVPWFAPGRFVEIDDPWLGPSTHGCSTTPGLQAGKSVEMDPETMKLALRITFSEDDKKLASLFRRVPQRPWYARHLKVRQRQV, encoded by the coding sequence CGGGCCTGGCGCTGACCGGCGCCGCCGTGCCTGCGGCTTATTATGGGCATCGCGAATGGACCAGACCGGACCCGACGATCACCCCCGGCGAGGCAACTGTCGATCTCGCGGATACGGCCGGCCAGCACTTGGCGAACTCGCTGCGCGGGGTTTGGGATATCCGGTTTGACGGGGCGCAGCCGGGGCTCGACGGGTTGCCGTTGCAGGGCTTGCAGCTGTTTCTCGACATTGCCCAGCGTGGCCGGGGCTTGCGCGGCTGCGTGGACACTGCGCAGCAGTTGCGCAGCGACGGCGAACCGCGTTATCGGGTGATCGGTGATCTGCTGTCGAGCAAACCCGGCGAGATTTACTGGCGCCTGGTCGATACCCAATCGGCCAACGGCGCCGCTGCGTATGAATTGGCGGTCACCCTTGACGAAGTCTGGGCGGATTTCGGCAATGCCGGCAGTGGCACCCTCAGCGGGCGCTTGTTGCGGTTGGACCGGCCGCTCGGTTTGCCGGCGCTGGACAGCCAGTTTGTCGCGCACAAATGCCTGTTCCCTGAAGCGCGCGAACGCACCGGCCTCAATCCGACATTGCTGGCGTGGCTGACGTCGCCGGAACATCGTTTGTTCCACCAGTTGTGGCACGCCTCGCGGGACAAATGGCACACCCTTTCCGAGGACAAGCGCGGGGCGTTGCGCGGCATTGGCTGGCAGCCCGGCCCGCGCGACAAGGAGCGCGATGCCCGCGGCCCGCGCAAGGATCGCAATGGCTCGGGTGTGGATTTTTTCTTCATGCACCGCCACATGCTCGGCACGGCGCGCTCGATGCAGGACTTGCCATCCTGGCCGAGTTTTCCGATGCCGCAGCCGGAGCTGGAGCGCGACCGTCAGGGTTTCGCACGTTATTTCGATAACCACGACGGCGCCTCGCTGCCGCCGACCTGGCTGGCCAGCGAGGACGCCGATTACACCCAGTGGGTCAGTGACATCAAGACCGCCGAGACCTATCACAGCAACTTTCAGGTCTGGGAATCGCAGTACCGCGATCCGCGTTATCTATCGAAGTTGACGTTGGGGCAGTTCGGTTCGGAAGTCGAACTGGGCCTGCACGACTGGCTGCACATGCGCTGGGCGTCGGTGCCGCGCGATCCGTCGAATGGGCAACCGGTGCCGTTCGCCAGGGACCCATCGGACTTTTCCGCGCGCTGGTTCGGGGCGGAAAATGATTTTCTTGGCGACCCGTTTTCTTCACATGTAAGCCCGGTGTTCTGGCACTTCCACGGCTGGATCGATGATCGACTGGAAGACTGGTTCCGCGCGCACGAGCGCTTTCATCCGGGCGAGGTCACGCGGCTTGAGGTCAATGGTGTGCCGTGGTTCGCGCCGGGCCGTTTCGTTGAAATCGACGACCCGTGGCTCGGCCCGAGCACCCACGGCTGCAGCACCACGCCGGGGTTGCAGGCCGGCAAGAGCGTGGAAATGGACCCGGAAACCATGAAGCTCGCACTGCGCATCACCTTCAGCGAAGACGACAAAAAACTCGCCAGCCTGTTCCGCCGCGTACCGCAACGCCCGTGGTATGCGCGTCACCTGAAAGTCCGGCAGCGGCAGGTCTGA
- a CDS encoding efflux transporter outer membrane subunit, which translates to MKAQLSLLTLCLLLGACASPAPRPDSGVTAPVAWQSPHSPSTAQSNRQWWTQFGSPQLNRLIEQAQVGSFDLAAAVARVRQAQASTVIAGGSQLPEIKAGTNANRQKLLRGNGYSQLDVDNNDKAVDYFDANLSASYEIDFWGGQRASRDSAKFALKASEFDQATVELTLLSGVANSYAQALSLREQKRIAELNLANAQSVLKLVQTRFDSGSATALELAQQKSLVAAQQRQLPTVQQQAQDALISLAALLGLPVQELATIDESFDQLQWPVIGTGVPSELLSRRPDIARAEAQLAAAQADVTVARAAMLPAVTLGASLGSGSNIAAELLRSPFYNLTAGLAAPIFNNGRLGAERDKATARQAELLEIYRGAIINGFADVEKALNSIDGLDQQRRWQSEELSQAQTAFNIAQNRYQEGAEDLLTVLETQRTLYAAQDLNVQLRLSRLQASIALYKALGGGWQAL; encoded by the coding sequence ATGAAAGCGCAACTCAGTCTCTTGACCCTTTGCCTGCTGCTTGGCGCGTGCGCCAGCCCTGCCCCGCGCCCGGACAGCGGCGTGACGGCGCCCGTCGCATGGCAATCGCCGCACAGCCCAAGCACCGCGCAGAGCAATCGGCAATGGTGGACGCAGTTCGGCAGCCCGCAGCTCAATCGTCTGATCGAACAGGCGCAAGTCGGCAGTTTTGACCTGGCGGCAGCGGTCGCTCGGGTGCGTCAGGCGCAGGCGAGCACGGTGATTGCCGGTGGTTCGCAGTTGCCGGAGATCAAGGCCGGGACCAATGCCAATCGGCAAAAACTGTTACGCGGCAATGGCTACAGCCAGCTCGATGTCGACAACAACGACAAGGCCGTCGATTACTTTGATGCCAACCTCAGCGCCAGTTACGAAATCGACTTCTGGGGCGGCCAGCGCGCCTCACGTGACAGCGCGAAGTTTGCGCTGAAGGCCAGTGAATTTGATCAGGCGACGGTGGAGCTGACGTTGCTCAGCGGCGTCGCCAACAGTTATGCGCAAGCGTTGTCGTTACGCGAGCAAAAACGCATTGCCGAACTCAATCTGGCCAACGCCCAGAGCGTTTTGAAGCTGGTGCAAACGCGCTTTGATTCGGGCTCTGCCACGGCGCTGGAACTGGCGCAGCAGAAAAGCCTGGTCGCGGCGCAGCAGCGGCAACTGCCGACGGTGCAGCAACAGGCCCAGGACGCGCTGATCAGCCTCGCCGCCCTGCTCGGCTTGCCGGTGCAGGAATTGGCGACGATCGACGAATCTTTCGATCAACTGCAGTGGCCAGTGATCGGCACAGGCGTGCCCAGTGAGTTGCTCAGCCGTCGCCCCGACATTGCCCGCGCCGAGGCGCAACTGGCCGCCGCCCAAGCTGACGTCACTGTTGCCCGCGCGGCGATGCTGCCGGCGGTGACCCTCGGCGCCAGTCTCGGTTCAGGGTCAAACATCGCCGCCGAGCTGTTGCGCAGTCCGTTCTACAACCTCACTGCCGGGCTGGCGGCGCCGATCTTCAACAACGGCCGCCTCGGCGCCGAACGCGACAAAGCCACGGCGCGTCAGGCAGAACTGCTGGAAATCTATCGCGGGGCAATCATCAATGGCTTCGCCGACGTCGAAAAAGCCCTGAACAGCATTGACGGGCTGGACCAACAACGGCGGTGGCAGAGTGAAGAACTGAGCCAGGCGCAAACTGCCTTCAACATTGCGCAGAACCGCTATCAGGAAGGCGCTGAGGATTTGCTGACAGTGCTTGAGACACAGCGCACGCTGTACGCCGCGCAGGATTTGAATGTGCAACTGCGGTTGTCGCGGCTGCAAGCAAGCATCGCACTGTACAAGGCACTCGGCGGCGGCTGGCAGGCGTTGTAA
- a CDS encoding MacB family efflux pump subunit, with product MQTPLIDLQDIRKAYGGGDSPEVHVLRGIDLAIHAGEFVAIVGASGSGKSTLMNILGCLDRPTSGEYRFAGENVAGLDSDELAWLRREAFGFVFQGYHLIPSGSAQENVEMPAIYAGLPAVERHTRAAALLDRLGLASRTGNRPHQLSGGQQQRVSIARALMNGGHIILADEPTGALDSHSGAEVMVLLDELASQGHVVILITHDREVAARAKRIIEIRDGLIISDSARDDPAAQTSANPGALQAVDLRKRLSEGAEATGAWKGELVDAVQAAWRVMWINRFRTALTLLGIIIGVASVVVMLAVGEGSKRQVMAQMGAFGSNIIYLNGSAPNPRTPPGVVSLDDVAALTSLPQVRRIMPVNGAEAGVRFGNVDHLSYVGGNDTNFPQIFNWPVVQGSYFTDADERNAAAVAVIGHKVRTKLLKDVANPIGQYILIENVPFQVVGVLAEKGASSGDSDSDNRIAIPYSAASVRLFGTHDPEYVVIAAADARKVKEAETAIKQLMLQLHNGKQDFELTNNAAMIQAEARTQNTLSLMLGSIAAISLLVGGIGVMNIMLMTVRERTREIGIRMATGARQRDILRQFLTEAVMLSVVGGLAGIALALIVGGVLVLSEVAVAFSLMAVFGAFGCALVTGVVFGFMPARKAARLDPVTALTSE from the coding sequence ATGCAGACGCCACTGATCGACCTGCAGGACATCCGCAAAGCCTACGGCGGCGGCGATTCACCCGAAGTTCACGTATTGCGCGGCATCGATCTGGCGATTCATGCCGGCGAGTTCGTAGCGATTGTCGGCGCTTCCGGCTCGGGCAAATCGACCCTGATGAACATCCTCGGCTGCCTCGACCGCCCAACCTCCGGCGAGTATCGCTTTGCCGGGGAAAACGTCGCCGGGCTCGACAGCGATGAACTGGCCTGGCTGCGCCGCGAAGCGTTCGGGTTTGTGTTCCAGGGTTATCACCTGATCCCGTCGGGCTCGGCCCAGGAAAACGTCGAGATGCCGGCGATCTACGCCGGTTTGCCCGCCGTCGAGCGTCACACCCGCGCCGCCGCCCTGCTCGACCGCCTCGGCCTCGCGTCGCGTACCGGCAACCGTCCGCACCAATTGTCCGGCGGCCAGCAGCAACGGGTGTCGATTGCTCGCGCGCTGATGAACGGCGGCCACATTATTCTCGCCGACGAACCGACCGGTGCCCTCGACAGCCACAGCGGCGCCGAGGTGATGGTTTTGCTCGACGAACTGGCGAGCCAGGGCCACGTGGTGATCCTGATCACCCACGACCGCGAAGTCGCGGCGCGGGCCAAACGCATCATCGAAATCCGCGACGGCCTGATCATCAGCGACAGCGCCCGCGACGACCCGGCAGCGCAAACTTCGGCCAACCCCGGCGCGCTGCAAGCGGTGGATTTGCGCAAGCGCCTGAGCGAAGGTGCCGAAGCCACGGGCGCCTGGAAAGGCGAGCTGGTGGATGCCGTGCAAGCGGCGTGGCGGGTGATGTGGATCAACCGGTTCCGCACCGCCCTGACGTTGCTCGGGATCATCATCGGCGTGGCGTCGGTGGTGGTGATGCTGGCGGTCGGCGAAGGCAGCAAGCGCCAGGTCATGGCGCAAATGGGCGCGTTCGGTTCGAACATTATTTACCTGAACGGCTCGGCGCCAAACCCGCGCACGCCGCCCGGCGTGGTCAGCCTCGACGACGTTGCCGCGCTGACCAGCCTGCCGCAGGTGCGGCGGATCATGCCGGTCAACGGTGCGGAAGCGGGGGTGCGCTTCGGCAACGTCGACCACCTGAGTTACGTCGGCGGCAATGACACCAATTTCCCGCAGATCTTCAATTGGCCGGTGGTTCAGGGCAGCTATTTCACTGACGCCGACGAACGCAACGCCGCCGCCGTCGCGGTGATCGGACACAAGGTCCGGACCAAATTGCTCAAGGATGTCGCCAACCCGATCGGCCAATACATCCTGATCGAAAACGTGCCGTTCCAAGTGGTTGGAGTGCTCGCGGAGAAAGGCGCCAGCTCCGGCGATTCCGACAGCGACAACCGCATCGCCATCCCCTATTCGGCGGCCAGCGTGCGTCTGTTCGGCACGCACGATCCGGAATACGTGGTGATTGCCGCCGCCGACGCGCGCAAGGTCAAGGAAGCGGAAACCGCGATCAAACAATTGATGCTGCAACTGCACAACGGCAAGCAGGATTTCGAACTGACCAACAACGCGGCGATGATTCAGGCCGAAGCGCGCACGCAGAATACCTTGTCACTGATGCTCGGCTCGATTGCCGCGATTTCGCTGCTGGTGGGCGGCATCGGCGTGATGAACATCATGCTCATGACCGTGCGCGAACGCACCCGCGAAATCGGCATTCGCATGGCCACCGGCGCTCGTCAGCGCGACATCCTGCGGCAGTTTTTGACTGAAGCGGTGATGCTTTCGGTGGTTGGCGGGTTGGCCGGAATTGCTTTGGCGTTGATCGTCGGCGGCGTGCTGGTGCTCAGCGAAGTCGCCGTGGCGTTTTCCTTGATGGCGGTGTTTGGCGCCTTCGGTTGCGCGCTGGTGACCGGCGTTGTCTTCGGCTTCATGCCCGCCCGCAAAGCTGCCCGGCTCGACCCGGTCACGGCCCTTACCAGTGAATGA